TGGTATACCATTTTACCATCTTCTTCATATCACTCACATACACCCTTTCTTCATCGAATTCAGGGAATACGCTTTTGAAGTAAGCTTTTATCGCATTATTGTCAGCCTTAGCATCCACCAGGGCAGTTTTACCATCTTGCTCCTGCATAGCCTTGAATACTTCCGCCAGGTTTACGTTTTCGCCTGTGGTAAATACTTCAATGCTTTCCAGGGGGGTAAAATTATGGATGCGCGAACTCACAAAACGCGTACTCTTGTCTTCCAGAGATCTTACAATGGCACCATCCTGTTTGCTGGCGATCAACTGAAATAAACCGCCCAAACCGGTTACTGCAACTATTTCTCTATACTGCATGTTCAAATTTTTAAGAAGCGCAAATATAAAAAATCGTTTCTATCCGACAAATTGATCCTCCGTATACTTTCATTTTCTTCTTAATGATCAACTTCCCTGACTATTAATATATTGAAAAATTATTTGCCATTAGCAACTATAAATGTTGACAAAATCAGGCATTTTTTCTCTTTGCCAATACCAACGGGAGCTTCCAGCGTTGCACATCTCCTTCAGGATCAAGGAGAGAAGCAAATACGACATATATGCCAGTTGGGGCTATATTGTGTAGATCATCTGTACCATCCCAGGTAAAAAACCCTTTTGGCGGGAGTAAAAAATTGTTGCAAATGGTTTTGACTAATCTGCCCGTAGCACTATATATAAGAATATCTGCTACTGATCCGGGGCCAGTTAGTGTATAACTGATTACTGCCACATCATCCATTCCATCATTATCGGGTGAAAACACTTCAGGGGTCAGGGTCAACTTGCGGGTCAAATCTACTGCGTTTAACTGCTGGGAATTTGCAATTCCCGGTGTCGCATATCCCACCGTGGAGGATGCAGAATGCCAATTAGAAATTTGTTGTGTAGGTGCATTTACATCGAGTCGTTCTAACGATACACCTTTAGTATTTTTTGCTAAAGGGAAATGCATGGCATCTGAGTAATGTAATGCATCGATGGTATCACCTTTGCTATCTATTATAAAGATGGCTCCTTTTTCATTTGTCAATGCAGGCAGCGATATTTTATAAATATATTCAGGATGCGTACAATGATATTGTCTGCACAATGCATCGGGGTCACTCGTAAATGCAGCATAACTACCAGGGGCCAATGTGCCTGAAGAAAATGTAACAGGATCAGTAAGCCCACCATTTGTTTTCTCTCTTATAATAGATAATTGTGAAAGTGACACAGGTTGTACACCATTATTATACAACTCAACAAATTCAACATCACTATCGTATAATATTTCATTGATCACTACATGTATATTTTCAGTATCTGCAGGAGCATTACCAACAATGACATTATCAAAAATATGCTTGCCTGCAAATGAAGCAATGGATTGCCGCACTACAAATCCCATCACAGTTGCAGCAGGATAAGTACTATCTGTTGCAGTTCCTTCTACTACATCATTTACCTGTAGTGTCCATTTATATTGTTCACTACATGTAACCCGTACATTTAAAATATTAGTTGTATGGTCAGTGATACCATCTCTGCCATCTATGAGTAATACAGGTGTTTTATGCGGATCTTTCCGGTATAAACAGACTTCATCTTTCGTGTTACCTACCCTTACGAAATACCCGCTGAGCAAGGAATCCAGCAGGTCACGTTTATCTGCACATAAATATGCATCTACATAGTTTAAAGATGAAGTATTGAAGTTAAGTTGCATCCACCATTGCCAGCTATTGTCTGCAGGTAGTGTTGAAATTGTCGACATATAGAAATTACTATTAATTTGTTCGAAGCTACTTTTTAATTGTCCATTTTGAATTATCCATGCTGAGTCGGTGCCGCGCCATCGCGTAGCATCATTCATATCTTGATAATTAAAATATTCTTCGAATTGGGCGTGAGAAGAAAAGGCATGCAAAAGCATGCAAACACAAACAATGGAAAACCTCATTTCTTAACAATTTACTAATGATAAGTAGTTAAAATTAGTGATTTTCTATGATTCATAGACATACATTGAAAACCGATAAGGTTGTAGTAAATTCGCATCTCCAAAAAATTAAAATGTTAATACAATGAAAGTTGCCGTAGTAGGAGCTACCGGACTGGTAGGCTCAAAAATGTTACAAGTGTTGGCGGAAAGAAATTTCCCGGTTACAGAACTCATACCAGTAGCCTCTGAAAAGTCAGTAGGTAAGGAAGTAACATTTAAGGGCAAGCAGTATAAGGTAGTCAGTGCAGATACGGCAATTGCCATGAAGCCAGCAGTAGCACTGTTTTCCGCAGGTGGTAGCACATCTACAGAGTGGGCACCTAAATTTGCCGAAGCAGGTATTACTGTTATTGACAACTCTTCTGCATGGAGAATGGATCCTACCAAAAAACTGGTAGTACCAGAGATCAATGGTAAAACACTGACTCCTGAAGATAAGATCATTGCCAATCCGAACTGTTCTACCATACAGATGGTACTGGCATTAAACCCACTGCATGAGAAGTATAAGATCAATCGTGTAGTAGTATCTACTTATCAGTCAGTAACCGGTACTGGTGTAAAAGCAGTAGAGCAGTTAATGAATGAACGTAAAGGTGTAGAAGGACCTAAAGCTTACGCTCACCAGATAGATCTGAATGTGATTCCTCAAATCGATGTATTCCTCGAAAACGGATATACGAAAGAAGAGATGAAGATGGTGAAGGAGACTGTAAAGATCATGGGGGATAGTAACATTCGTGTCACTGCTACAACTGTTCGTATCCCTGTAATGGGTGGACACAGTGAATCTGTGAACGTTGCATTCGATAATGAGTATGAATTGA
This Chitinophaga sancti DNA region includes the following protein-coding sequences:
- a CDS encoding aspartate-semialdehyde dehydrogenase: MKVAVVGATGLVGSKMLQVLAERNFPVTELIPVASEKSVGKEVTFKGKQYKVVSADTAIAMKPAVALFSAGGSTSTEWAPKFAEAGITVIDNSSAWRMDPTKKLVVPEINGKTLTPEDKIIANPNCSTIQMVLALNPLHEKYKINRVVVSTYQSVTGTGVKAVEQLMNERKGVEGPKAYAHQIDLNVIPQIDVFLENGYTKEEMKMVKETVKIMGDSNIRVTATTVRIPVMGGHSESVNVAFDNEYELSEVRSILEHTPGIIVVDDPTNAKYPMPKDAHERDEVFVGRLRRDETQEKTLNMWIVADNLRKGAATNAVQIAEFLHAQKWI
- a CDS encoding DUF5606 domain-containing protein, producing the protein MQYREIVAVTGLGGLFQLIASKQDGAIVRSLEDKSTRFVSSRIHNFTPLESIEVFTTGENVNLAEVFKAMQEQDGKTALVDAKADNNAIKAYFKSVFPEFDEERVYVSDMKKMVKWYTILKSNDLLRFDEQAEEAVAEEVAAETAAVEEEAAKPAKKAAKPKKAAAKDDAPAAEGEEAPAAKPKKATKAKKEETPAAEGEEAPKKKAAPKKKKTEE
- a CDS encoding lamin tail domain-containing protein, translated to MSTISTLPADNSWQWWMQLNFNTSSLNYVDAYLCADKRDLLDSLLSGYFVRVGNTKDEVCLYRKDPHKTPVLLIDGRDGITDHTTNILNVRVTCSEQYKWTLQVNDVVEGTATDSTYPAATVMGFVVRQSIASFAGKHIFDNVIVGNAPADTENIHVVINEILYDSDVEFVELYNNGVQPVSLSQLSIIREKTNGGLTDPVTFSSGTLAPGSYAAFTSDPDALCRQYHCTHPEYIYKISLPALTNEKGAIFIIDSKGDTIDALHYSDAMHFPLAKNTKGVSLERLDVNAPTQQISNWHSASSTVGYATPGIANSQQLNAVDLTRKLTLTPEVFSPDNDGMDDVAVISYTLTGPGSVADILIYSATGRLVKTICNNFLLPPKGFFTWDGTDDLHNIAPTGIYVVFASLLDPEGDVQRWKLPLVLAKRKNA